The genome window ATCTCCACAGCAGGGTcagggtgtccccacagcagggtcTGGGGTATCCCCACAGCAAGGACAGAGATGTCCCCAGAGCAGGGTTAcaggtgtccccacagcagggacagaaatgtcccctcagcagaggcagggatgtTCTCTCAGGAGGATCAGGGATGTTCCCACAGCAGGGTCGGGGGATCCCTACAGCAGGGTCAGGGTGTCCTCCTCCCCACAGGAGGATcagggtgggcagggacatctccacAGCAGGGTCTGGGGTATCCCCACAGCAAGGACAGAGATGTCCCCAGAGCAGGGTTAcaggtgtccccacagcagggacagggatgtccccacaGCACCGAAGTCCCCTTGGCAGGGTCAGGGAGGTGCCCCATCATGGTCAGGGATGTTCCCTCGGCAATgccagggatgtccccagagcagggccaggtgCCAGGCCTGCCACCACCACGTGCTGCCCCattgctgtccctgctccctgctgtggcaAGCAGAGGCCCGGGAGCTGCAGGGCCGTGCCAGCCCTGTCACTGCTCCCTGCCACTCTCCACGGCCTCCAGGGATGTCCTCAAGTGGAAGGTGGTGGTCGGGGCCACGGATCTGGCCCAGCCGGGCCCCCAGGCCGAGGCGTTCCAGATCAAGCAGCTCCTGAAGCACCAGGACTACGACCCCGCCACGGCCAGGAACAACATCgcgctgctggagctggaccAGCCCGTGGAGTGCAGCGACTACATCCAGCTGGGCTGCGTGCCCGAcagctccctggctgtgcccgaGCTGAAGACCTGCTACATGGCGGGCTGGAGAGCCACCCCGGACAGCGGTCAGTGCCcgcccggggctggggacaagctGGGGGCAACAGCGACGTGGCTGGGCTGGCCCAGGGCAGCGGCCAAGGCTGCAGGAGCcaaggctgcagagctctgggctgggacacGGCGGGACAGGGGCACAGCCCGGGCCGGGGGCTCTGCCCTGCGAGGTGCCGGGTGCTCAGTGCCCTCtgtgcccgcagcccccggcccgcgcctggtgctgcaggaggccaAGGTGCGGCTCATCGACGTCCAGCTGTGCAACAGCAGCCGCTGGTACGGGGGGGCCGTGCACCCCCAGGACCTGTGCGCGGGGTACCCGCGGGGCGGCATCGACACCTGCCAGGTGGGGCTgggccggggctgggcacagcGACCCTGAGCCAGCCACGGCCCcgtgggacccccagagccagcacagggaccctgaGCCCCAAAATGCCCCcgtgggacccccagagccagcacagggaccctgaGCCCCAAAATGGCCCcgtgggacccccagagccagcacagggaccctgaGCCCCCACAGGGCCCcgtgggacccccagagccagcacagggaccctgaGCCAGCCACGGCCCcgtgggacccccagagccagcacagggaccctgaGCCCCAAAATGGCCCcgtgggacccccagagccagcacagggaccctgaGCCCCAAAATGCCCCcgtgggacccccagagccagcacagggaccctgaGCCCCCACAGGGCCCcgtgggacccccagagccagcacagggaccctgaGCCCCAAAATGGCCCcgtgggacccccagagccagcacagggaccctgaGCCCCAAAATGGCCCcgtgggacccccagagccagcacagggaccctgagccccatccctgccctggcaccgtccgctgcccccccagccccgtgtccccagcactgaggggtgtccctttccccatccccgtgtccctgcccagcgTCCCCTCGTCCCCAAGGCTGGCCCCGTGCCCACAGCGCCCACCCAGCGCTCCcggcagccccaggtgtggctGTCCCggccctgcccttccctgcccggccctgctgcccaccctgagccgCTGCCAGcccgcagcccccagccccggaGCGGGGGCCTTGCCATGGGAATGCCCCCAGGAATGGAGCTCTGGAGGGGTCGGGATGGGCAGGGCCAGGCCCGGCCTGGCGCAGCCCCTGACCCCTCTCTCCTGGCGCAGGGGGACATCGGGGGTCCCCTGGTCTGCAAGGACAACGCCGGTGACTACTTCTGGCTGGTGGGACTGGCCAGCTGGGGCAAGGGCTGCGCCAGGGCCAGGAGGCCTGGCATCTTCACCTCCACCCAGCACTTCTACTCCTGGATCCGTGCCCACGCCGGCCCCGGCCCGACAGGGCCACCACCAGCACCAAAGGCCACCCTGAACTCGCCGGAGCCTCCAGAACCGGAGCCACCAGAACCGGAGCCACCAGAACCAGAGAGCAGCGAGCCGGTCACGGACATTTCCTTCCCAAAGGAGACCCTGACAGGATTCCTCAGGAGGCTGCACGAGGTGTTGGAGCTCCTGAAGGACAGGACAGGGTGAGCAGGAGGGGCAGCGGATCCAGTTCTGGCTGCAGAGgatctccagcagcccctggctgggGCCGTGGCTTTGGCCCAGGTCATTCCcggtgcccagggctgctgtgccctgcccctgctcccgcCCTGAGCCCACCTCACGGATGCTCAGATCGATTTAATCCTTGGATTAAAGTTGTGTTGCCCGTGGCGGGGGTCTAGGGGTGGAATTCTCTAGTTTAGGGATCCTAAAACCAAGCCCGCGCTCCTGCCCCTtccacaaaaggcaaagatcagggATCAGGGGTTAGAAACAATTTACTGCACACAGCCACGAGATGAGGAATCAGACAATTATTTGCAGCAATGTTAATTAGAAAAGGTGTAAGACAAAGCAGTGATTTACATGGAAACCCTCTGAGAACACCCCACCGTGTTTTATCCCGGAAATAATGCCCTTGTCCATGGAAGTGAGAGGGGGGCACAGTGCCAGTGTCGTTGCCCTGGGTCCTGGACATGCCccactcccagctgctgcaaaaaaaatgaTCCCCGTGGCCAAAATCACACACCCCTTATCCACATTTTTGCTCTCCTGGGGAAAACAAGGCTGGCACAATCTGGGGGAGAAGGGCGGGCTTGGGACTGGTTTGGCGGCACAGCCGGGGAGGGGAGGATGGGCCTGGAggtggagagagggagaaactTCTCCAGGCCAGGCTCCCCCGGCAGAGCCTCAGCTGTGCCGGCGCCGGGAAAAGCCCTTGAGAGGGACGGGAacgggcacagctggagctgccaccccggagccctggggaggtgctggaggtgccaccctgagctgctgctgccacccgcggctgtcccctctgccaccagctcGTGTCTCTGAGCCCCCCCGTGCCACTCGCCCTGCTGTGCCCTCGGTGCCAGCTGGGATCCCTGGATCCGGGAcgttccctctgctccagagggatcccaggagctgtcctggctct of Vidua macroura isolate BioBank_ID:100142 chromosome 5, ASM2450914v1, whole genome shotgun sequence contains these proteins:
- the LOC128808149 gene encoding acrosin-like, with product MALLALLVLLALAGPVWATWDTCRGTCGLWPMVLNESSAIPEFGSSHSAEGTTLDVNPGAWPGIASIQVTLENGTWHMCSGALVSHRWVLTAASCFITAGDVLKWKVVVGATDLAQPGPQAEAFQIKQLLKHQDYDPATARNNIALLELDQPVECSDYIQLGCVPDSSLAVPELKTCYMAGWRATPDSAPGPRLVLQEAKVRLIDVQLCNSSRWYGGAVHPQDLCAGYPRGGIDTCQGDIGGPLVCKDNAGDYFWLVGLASWGKGCARARRPGIFTSTQHFYSWIRAHAGPGPTGPPPAPKATLNSPEPPEPEPPEPEPPEPESSEPVTDISFPKETLTGFLRRLHEVLELLKDRTG